One Nicotiana tomentosiformis chromosome 4, ASM39032v3, whole genome shotgun sequence genomic window carries:
- the LOC138909408 gene encoding uncharacterized protein encodes MARDLDQMKCIKDEEGRALLDEALNRRRWQTYFHNILNEEGDMIIELGDLEHSESCRNFRYCRRIRVEEVEGAMRKTSKGREISPDEIPIEFWKSVGRAGLEWLTGFFNVIFRTNKMPEEWRWSTMVPLYMNKGDIQSCNNYRGIKLLNHTMKV; translated from the coding sequence ATGGCCCGTGACCTGGACCAAATGAAGTGCATAAAGGACGAGGAAGGCAGAGCTTTGTTGGATGAGGCACTTAATCGACgaagatggcagacttacttccaTAACATCTTGAACGAAGAGGGGGATATGATCATTGAACTAGGCGACTTAGAACACTCTGAGAGCTGTAGGAACTTTAGGTATTGTAGGCGTATAAGAGTCGAGGAggttgagggggctatgcgtaagacgAGCAAGGGGAGAGAAATCAGTCCAGACGAGATCCCAATAGAATTTTGGAAGAGCGTGGGTAGGGctggcttggagtggctcactgggttctttaatgtcatttttaggacgAACAAGATGCCCGAAGAATGGAGATGGAGTACGATGGTCCCGCTGTATatgaacaagggtgatatccaaagttGCAACAACTACCGGGGCATCAAGTTACTAAACCATACTATGAAAGTTTAG